In a genomic window of Saccharothrix sp. HUAS TT1:
- a CDS encoding ABC transporter ATP-binding protein yields MSALVSDVGTRTAVAAANLVKVYGKGDTAVRALDGVSVAFAAGKFTAIMGPSGSGKSTLMHCLAGLDNVDGGSVGIGGTEITSLGDKELTRLRRDRVGFVFQAFNLLPTLTAEANILLGLELAGRKPDREWFDTIVDVLGLRDRLKHKPTELSGGQQQRVACARALVAKPDVVFADEPTGNLDSRSGAEVLDFLRMSVRKLGQTVIMVTHDPVAASYADRVVLLADGRLAGEIENPTADSVLSALKHLGA; encoded by the coding sequence ATGTCCGCACTGGTGTCCGACGTCGGAACCCGCACCGCTGTGGCCGCCGCCAACCTGGTCAAGGTGTACGGCAAGGGCGACACCGCCGTCCGGGCGCTGGACGGCGTGAGCGTCGCGTTCGCGGCCGGGAAGTTCACCGCCATCATGGGCCCCTCCGGGTCCGGCAAGTCCACCCTGATGCACTGCCTGGCCGGGCTGGACAACGTCGACGGCGGCAGCGTCGGCATCGGCGGCACCGAGATCACCTCGCTGGGCGACAAGGAGCTGACCCGGCTGCGCCGCGACCGGGTCGGGTTCGTCTTCCAGGCGTTCAACCTGCTGCCGACGCTCACCGCCGAGGCCAACATCCTGCTCGGTCTCGAACTGGCCGGCCGCAAGCCCGACCGCGAGTGGTTCGACACCATCGTGGACGTCCTGGGCCTGCGCGACCGCCTCAAGCACAAGCCGACCGAGCTGTCCGGCGGCCAGCAGCAGCGCGTGGCCTGCGCCCGCGCCCTGGTCGCCAAGCCCGACGTGGTGTTCGCCGACGAGCCGACCGGCAACCTGGACTCGCGCTCCGGCGCGGAGGTGCTGGACTTCCTGCGCATGTCGGTGCGCAAGCTCGGCCAGACCGTGATCATGGTGACGCACGACCCGGTCGCCGCGTCCTACGCCGACCGCGTCGTGCTGCTCGCCGACGGCAGGCTGGCCGGCGAGATCGAGAACCCGACGGCCGACTCCGTGCTGTCCGCGCTCAAGCACCTGGGGGCGTGA
- a CDS encoding ABC transporter permease: MLRTIIAGLKARTARLVLSSVAIALGVAFVTGTLVLGDAMSASLRDEFAKSARNVDVAVSTSGESSAEVRGITPETVAKIRQAPGVRGVDPRDFQQVPLVAANGKAKPAFAVPLASNEELREFDLAEGRYPTADDEIAVDERTAATAKLAIGQPVVLLGEEEQRHSYTLVGTYRQGTNQLSLSGSDHVGLTPAAFQALEPERLPYQVVATAAAGFTQQQVADNVRKAIGEQGFLVQSGAELTQEAMDQVEAQAGEFTTLLLAFALIALVVAAMVIYNTFTILIAQRTRELALMRCVGASRGQVFRGVLVEAVAMGLTASVLGLFGGIGVSALLQRVIFSFDGGGGEVRLPITVTTVLAAFAVGTLVTVLAAVLPARRATRVAPVAALRSQPDSGEEVARTGVLRVLTAVLFTVVGAGAIVLGMSMDSEEAAMVVSGGGTMALLAAVLVLGPLLVGPVNRVLGALPRALLGVPAKLASANAGRNPKRTAATTAALMIGVTIVALVTVVANSAKETANAEIDQRMPADYTVSSAVYDRPLPEELADRLAAVPEVARVAPTTVVYGEREYFTGVPRDAIGDLFRPTVTSGSLADLGDGAVAVNADYAKRRGVSVGSTVTVKTGREAPQDLRVVAVVEGQRLSDGIMTMETSQRFEQAAEGYESILVKLKDGVANGRAAVEAVTDPSPLAVLDSAAETKEQLNQQLNQVLGFIWALIGLAVVIALFGIANTLTLSVLERTRESALLRALGLTRGQLRLMLVVESVLMALMGAAIGLLLGIGFGWVIVEAVSTDTMAVDLVVPFGQIGVMLAGAVVAAVAAAALPARRAARTSVVAGMAEA; encoded by the coding sequence GTGCTGCGCACGATCATCGCGGGCCTGAAGGCCCGCACCGCGCGGCTGGTGCTGTCATCGGTGGCCATCGCCCTCGGCGTCGCCTTCGTGACCGGCACGCTCGTCCTCGGCGACGCCATGTCGGCGAGCCTGCGCGACGAGTTCGCCAAGAGCGCCCGCAACGTCGACGTCGCCGTCTCGACGTCCGGCGAGTCGTCCGCCGAGGTCCGGGGCATCACGCCGGAGACGGTGGCGAAGATCCGGCAGGCGCCGGGCGTGCGGGGCGTCGACCCGCGCGACTTCCAGCAGGTCCCGCTGGTCGCGGCCAACGGCAAGGCCAAGCCGGCGTTCGCCGTGCCGCTGGCGAGCAACGAGGAGCTGCGCGAGTTCGACCTGGCGGAGGGCCGCTACCCGACCGCGGACGACGAGATCGCCGTCGACGAGCGCACCGCCGCCACCGCCAAGCTGGCGATCGGGCAACCGGTCGTGCTGCTGGGCGAGGAGGAGCAGCGGCACAGCTACACGCTCGTCGGCACCTACCGGCAGGGCACGAACCAGCTCTCGCTGTCCGGCTCCGACCACGTCGGGCTGACGCCGGCCGCGTTCCAGGCGCTGGAGCCGGAACGCCTGCCGTACCAGGTCGTCGCCACCGCCGCGGCCGGCTTCACGCAGCAGCAGGTGGCGGACAACGTCCGCAAGGCCATCGGCGAGCAGGGCTTCCTGGTCCAGAGCGGCGCCGAGCTGACCCAGGAGGCCATGGACCAGGTGGAGGCCCAGGCGGGCGAGTTCACCACGCTGCTGCTGGCGTTCGCGCTCATCGCGCTCGTGGTCGCGGCCATGGTCATCTACAACACGTTCACCATCCTGATCGCCCAGCGCACCCGCGAGCTGGCGCTGATGCGGTGCGTCGGCGCGAGCCGGGGCCAGGTGTTCCGCGGCGTGCTGGTCGAGGCCGTGGCGATGGGCCTGACCGCGTCGGTGCTCGGCCTGTTCGGCGGCATCGGCGTGTCGGCCCTGCTGCAGCGGGTGATCTTCTCGTTCGACGGCGGCGGGGGCGAGGTGCGGTTGCCGATCACGGTGACCACGGTGCTCGCCGCGTTCGCGGTCGGCACGCTGGTGACCGTGCTCGCCGCGGTGCTGCCCGCCCGCCGGGCGACCAGGGTGGCGCCGGTGGCGGCGCTGCGCAGCCAGCCCGACAGCGGCGAGGAGGTCGCGCGGACCGGCGTGCTGCGCGTGCTGACCGCCGTGCTGTTCACGGTGGTGGGCGCCGGCGCGATCGTCCTCGGGATGAGCATGGACAGCGAGGAAGCCGCGATGGTCGTCAGCGGCGGCGGCACGATGGCGCTGCTGGCCGCGGTGCTCGTGCTCGGACCGCTGCTGGTCGGCCCGGTGAACCGGGTGCTCGGCGCGCTGCCGCGGGCGCTGCTCGGGGTGCCGGCCAAGCTGGCGTCGGCCAACGCCGGCCGCAACCCCAAGCGCACCGCCGCGACCACCGCCGCGCTGATGATCGGCGTGACCATCGTGGCGCTGGTGACCGTGGTCGCCAACAGCGCCAAGGAGACCGCCAACGCCGAGATCGACCAGCGGATGCCCGCCGACTACACGGTGTCGTCCGCGGTCTACGACCGGCCGCTGCCCGAGGAGCTGGCCGACCGGCTGGCCGCCGTGCCGGAGGTGGCGAGGGTCGCGCCGACCACCGTCGTCTACGGGGAGCGCGAGTACTTCACCGGCGTCCCGCGCGACGCGATCGGCGACCTGTTCCGGCCGACGGTCACCAGCGGGTCGCTCGCCGACCTGGGTGACGGCGCGGTGGCGGTGAACGCGGACTACGCCAAGCGCCGCGGCGTGTCGGTCGGCTCGACGGTGACCGTGAAGACCGGGCGCGAGGCGCCGCAGGACCTGAGGGTCGTCGCGGTGGTCGAGGGCCAGCGGTTGTCCGACGGCATCATGACGATGGAGACGTCGCAGCGGTTCGAGCAGGCGGCCGAGGGCTACGAGAGCATCCTGGTGAAGCTCAAGGACGGCGTGGCGAACGGCCGCGCGGCGGTCGAGGCGGTCACCGACCCCTCGCCGCTGGCCGTGCTGGACAGCGCGGCGGAGACCAAGGAGCAGCTGAACCAGCAGCTCAACCAGGTGCTCGGGTTCATCTGGGCGCTGATCGGGCTGGCCGTGGTGATCGCGCTGTTCGGCATCGCGAACACGTTGACGCTGTCGGTGCTGGAGCGGACGCGCGAGTCGGCGCTGCTGCGGGCGCTCGGCCTGACCCGGGGTCAGCTGCGGCTGATGCTGGTGGTCGAGTCGGTGCTGATGGCGCTGATGGGCGCGGCGATCGGGCTGCTGCTCGGCATCGGGTTCGGCTGGGTGATCGTCGAGGCGGTCTCCACCGACACCATGGCGGTCGACCTCGTCGTGCCGTTCGGGCAGATCGGCGTGATGCTCGCCGGCGCGGTGGTGGCAGCCGTGGCCGCCGCCGCCCTGCCCGCCAGGCGCGCCGCCCGGACCTCGGTCGTCGCGGGGATGGCCGAGGCGTGA
- a CDS encoding extracellular solute-binding protein produces MSRTRTASTTAAALAAALVAGCGGGGGDAGDGKVKLSIGIFSDFGYTNLIEEYQAAHPNIEVEQRTVKMEQHHTQLATQLAGGRGAADIVAIEEGNITQFRQSKDKFVNLADYGAKELEGQWAAWKWNQGTTDDGNFVLGLGTDMGSLALCYRRDLFEAAGLPTDREAVGKLWPTWEEYLEVADTFSAKTPDKKFVDTAQNVYKAILDQTEEGYFAKADDSFIGDSNPKVEQAFTLAASLGEKKQTGALAPFSQDWNVALKQASFATTTCPAWALALIKAGAGDEAAGKWDVAAAPGGGGNWGGSFLAVPKQGEHPKEAYELAKWLTAPEQQKRIFKETGNLPSEPAAYQDPEVTSTVNEYFNAAPVGQIFGNSAESLEPTYRGAKDAKVTPVFNNALSRVETGKQSTSDAFDQAVGEARDAAK; encoded by the coding sequence ATGAGCAGGACTCGGACGGCGTCGACCACGGCGGCGGCCCTGGCCGCCGCGCTGGTGGCCGGCTGCGGTGGCGGTGGCGGCGACGCGGGTGACGGCAAGGTCAAGCTGTCGATCGGGATCTTCTCCGACTTCGGCTACACCAACCTGATCGAGGAGTACCAGGCCGCGCACCCGAACATCGAGGTCGAGCAGCGCACGGTCAAGATGGAGCAGCACCACACGCAGCTCGCCACGCAGCTCGCCGGCGGTCGGGGCGCGGCCGACATCGTGGCCATCGAGGAAGGCAACATCACCCAGTTCCGCCAGTCCAAGGACAAGTTCGTCAACCTCGCGGACTACGGCGCCAAGGAGCTGGAGGGCCAGTGGGCCGCCTGGAAGTGGAACCAGGGCACCACTGACGACGGCAACTTCGTGCTCGGCCTCGGCACCGACATGGGCAGCCTCGCCCTCTGCTACCGCCGCGACCTGTTCGAGGCCGCCGGCCTGCCGACCGACCGCGAAGCCGTCGGCAAGCTGTGGCCGACGTGGGAGGAGTACCTGGAGGTCGCCGACACCTTCAGCGCGAAGACCCCCGACAAGAAGTTCGTCGACACCGCCCAGAACGTCTACAAGGCGATCCTCGACCAGACCGAGGAGGGCTACTTCGCCAAGGCCGACGACTCGTTCATCGGCGACTCGAACCCCAAGGTGGAGCAGGCGTTCACGCTCGCCGCGAGCCTGGGCGAGAAGAAGCAGACCGGCGCGCTGGCCCCGTTCAGCCAGGACTGGAACGTGGCTCTCAAGCAGGCGTCCTTCGCCACCACCACCTGCCCCGCGTGGGCGCTGGCGCTGATCAAGGCGGGCGCGGGCGACGAGGCCGCGGGCAAGTGGGACGTCGCCGCGGCGCCCGGTGGCGGCGGCAACTGGGGCGGTTCGTTCCTGGCCGTGCCGAAGCAGGGCGAGCACCCCAAGGAGGCTTACGAGCTGGCCAAGTGGCTGACCGCGCCCGAGCAGCAGAAGCGGATCTTCAAGGAGACCGGCAACCTGCCCAGCGAGCCCGCCGCGTACCAGGACCCCGAGGTCACCTCGACGGTCAACGAGTACTTCAACGCCGCGCCCGTCGGCCAGATCTTCGGAAACTCCGCCGAGAGCCTGGAGCCGACCTACCGCGGCGCCAAGGACGCGAAGGTCACCCCGGTCTTCAACAACGCGCTGTCCCGCGTGGAGACCGGCAAGCAGTCGACCTCGGACGCCTTCGACCAGGCCGTCGGGGAAGCGCGGGACGCGGCCAAGTGA
- a CDS encoding carbohydrate ABC transporter permease — protein sequence MSWRDKLGRLDTKYTPYVIIAPFFVVFGVFGLYPLLHTAWVSLHDWQLIDGDQGFVGLANYTALLADPNFWNALGNTISLFLLSTVPQLFAALGLAALLDRGLRGRAFWRAGVLLPNVISVAAVALVFAQLFGRDFGIVNALLGVVGIDPVDWRAQTWASHLAISSMVVWRWTGYNALIYLAAMQSVPKDLYESAMLDGASRRRVFWSITVPSIRPTILFTVIVSTIGGMQLFVEPQLFDPGGTATGTGGDDRQFQTLVMYLYEKGFRLFDAGYSSAVAWVLFMVVLVVAVVNFTVARRIASKG from the coding sequence CTGTCGTGGCGGGACAAGCTCGGCCGGCTCGACACGAAGTACACGCCCTACGTCATCATCGCGCCGTTCTTCGTGGTGTTCGGCGTCTTCGGCCTCTACCCGCTGCTGCACACCGCGTGGGTGTCGCTGCACGACTGGCAGCTCATCGACGGCGACCAGGGCTTCGTCGGCCTGGCCAACTACACCGCCCTGCTGGCCGACCCGAACTTCTGGAACGCGCTGGGCAACACGATCAGCCTGTTCCTGCTGTCCACCGTGCCGCAGCTGTTCGCCGCGCTCGGCCTGGCCGCCCTGCTGGACCGCGGCCTGCGCGGCCGGGCGTTCTGGCGGGCGGGCGTGCTGCTGCCGAACGTGATCTCGGTGGCCGCGGTCGCGCTGGTGTTCGCGCAGCTGTTCGGCCGCGACTTCGGCATCGTCAACGCCCTGCTCGGCGTGGTCGGGATCGACCCGGTCGACTGGCGGGCGCAGACGTGGGCCTCGCACCTGGCGATCAGCTCGATGGTGGTCTGGCGGTGGACCGGCTACAACGCGCTGATCTACCTGGCCGCGATGCAGTCGGTGCCCAAGGACCTGTACGAGTCGGCGATGCTCGACGGCGCGTCGCGCCGGCGGGTGTTCTGGTCGATCACCGTGCCGAGCATCCGGCCGACGATCCTGTTCACCGTCATCGTCTCGACCATCGGCGGCATGCAGCTGTTCGTCGAGCCGCAGCTGTTCGACCCGGGCGGCACGGCGACCGGCACCGGCGGCGACGACCGCCAGTTCCAGACGCTGGTGATGTACCTGTACGAGAAGGGCTTCCGGCTGTTCGACGCGGGTTACTCGTCGGCCGTCGCGTGGGTGCTCTTCATGGTGGTCCTGGTGGTCGCGGTCGTGAACTTCACGGTGGCGCGGCGCATCGCGTCGAAGGGGTGA
- a CDS encoding carbohydrate ABC transporter permease, producing MFATRSKTGPLTYALLVVVLLASVFPLYYSFLIASKDNSALGDAVPSLVPGGNLFENLTRVFDTVDFWLAMQNSLVVAGTVAISNVVLGTLAGFAFARLRFRGGNALFLVVVGTSMVPTQLGVIPLYMLMSDLDWYGTLQAVIVPALIGAFSVFWMRQACEESVPHELIEAARMDGCSVLRTFWHVAFPAVRPQAAVMGMFTFMTAWNDFFWPLIVLDPNDSPTVQVALSTLASGYYTDYSLMLSGASLAVLPVVGIFLLLARQIVGGIMQGAVKG from the coding sequence GTGTTCGCGACGAGGTCCAAGACCGGGCCGCTCACCTACGCGCTGCTGGTGGTCGTCCTGCTCGCGTCGGTGTTCCCGCTGTACTACTCGTTCCTCATCGCCAGCAAGGACAACTCCGCGCTCGGCGACGCGGTGCCGTCGCTGGTGCCCGGCGGGAACCTGTTCGAGAACCTGACCAGGGTGTTCGACACCGTCGACTTCTGGCTCGCCATGCAGAACTCGCTGGTGGTGGCGGGCACGGTGGCGATCAGCAACGTCGTGCTCGGCACGCTGGCCGGGTTCGCGTTCGCCCGGCTGCGGTTCCGGGGTGGCAACGCGCTGTTCCTGGTCGTGGTCGGGACGTCGATGGTGCCGACGCAGCTCGGCGTCATCCCGCTGTACATGCTGATGTCGGACCTCGACTGGTACGGCACGCTCCAGGCGGTGATCGTGCCCGCGCTGATCGGCGCGTTCTCGGTGTTCTGGATGCGGCAGGCGTGCGAGGAGTCCGTGCCCCACGAGCTGATCGAGGCCGCCAGGATGGACGGGTGCTCGGTGCTGCGCACGTTCTGGCACGTGGCGTTCCCGGCGGTGCGCCCGCAGGCGGCGGTGATGGGCATGTTCACGTTCATGACCGCGTGGAACGACTTCTTCTGGCCGCTGATCGTGCTGGACCCCAACGACAGCCCCACGGTGCAGGTGGCGTTGTCGACGTTGGCCAGCGGCTACTACACGGACTACTCGCTCATGCTCTCCGGCGCGTCGCTCGCGGTGCTGCCGGTGGTGGGGATCTTCCTCCTGCTGGCGCGGCAGATCGTCGGCGGGATCATGCAGGGCGCTGTGAAGGGGTGA
- a CDS encoding GH1 family beta-glucosidase, producing the protein MTTTDPDTEVGRDLLRFPPDFLWGAATASFQIEGATAADGRGPSIWDTFAAKPGAVLGGDTGDPACDHYHRYPADVALMEELGLAAYRFSLAWPRIQPEGSGRVEPRGLAFYDRLVDELLGRGIQPVVTLYHWDLPQALEDEGGWRDRDTAYRFAEYAALVHEHLGDRVQLWTTLNEPWCSAFLGYANGVHAPGVVDPKGSLEAAHHLLLGHGLAVRAMASQAPADHRFSIVLNFCSVWVDDDASLDAARKVDGLQNRLFLDPLGGRGYPQDVVEDTAWLGDWTSVVRDGDLDVIATPLDWMGVNYYAPTRVAVAADPLSVTGGPFPGLRGVDLLPPRGELTGFGWEVDARGLTELLERLQRDVDLPLVVTENGSAFPDVVEGGEVVDEERTRYLVDHLRALHAAIAAGVDVRGYFAWSLLDNFEWAAGYSQRFGIVHVDYETQVRTVKRSGRTLAGVIDANAVPATGYRLG; encoded by the coding sequence ATGACGACAACCGACCCGGACACCGAGGTCGGGCGGGACCTGCTGCGCTTCCCGCCGGATTTCCTGTGGGGAGCGGCGACGGCGTCCTTCCAGATCGAGGGTGCGACCGCGGCGGACGGACGTGGTCCGTCCATTTGGGACACTTTCGCGGCGAAGCCGGGCGCGGTGCTCGGCGGCGACACCGGGGACCCGGCGTGCGACCACTACCACCGCTACCCGGCCGACGTCGCGCTGATGGAGGAGCTGGGCCTGGCCGCGTACCGGTTCTCGCTGGCCTGGCCGCGGATCCAGCCGGAGGGCTCGGGGCGGGTCGAGCCGAGGGGCCTCGCGTTCTACGACCGGCTGGTGGACGAGCTGCTGGGCCGCGGCATCCAGCCCGTGGTCACGCTGTACCACTGGGACCTGCCGCAGGCGCTGGAGGACGAGGGCGGCTGGCGCGACCGGGACACGGCCTACCGGTTCGCCGAGTACGCCGCGCTGGTGCACGAGCACCTGGGCGACCGGGTGCAGCTGTGGACGACGTTGAACGAGCCCTGGTGCTCGGCGTTCCTGGGCTACGCCAACGGGGTCCACGCGCCCGGCGTGGTCGACCCGAAGGGCTCGCTGGAGGCCGCGCACCACCTGCTGCTCGGCCACGGCCTGGCGGTCCGGGCGATGGCCTCGCAGGCGCCCGCCGACCACCGGTTCTCCATCGTGCTCAACTTCTGCTCGGTGTGGGTGGACGACGACGCCTCGCTCGACGCCGCCCGCAAGGTGGACGGCCTGCAGAACCGGCTGTTCCTCGACCCGCTGGGCGGGCGCGGCTACCCGCAGGACGTCGTGGAGGACACCGCCTGGCTCGGCGACTGGACGTCGGTGGTGCGGGACGGCGACCTGGACGTGATCGCCACCCCGCTCGACTGGATGGGCGTGAACTACTACGCGCCGACCAGGGTCGCGGTGGCGGCCGACCCGCTGTCGGTGACCGGTGGGCCGTTCCCCGGCCTGCGCGGCGTCGACCTGCTGCCGCCGCGCGGCGAGCTGACCGGGTTCGGCTGGGAGGTCGACGCGCGGGGGCTCACCGAGCTGCTGGAACGCCTCCAGCGCGACGTCGACCTGCCGCTCGTCGTCACCGAGAACGGCTCGGCGTTCCCCGACGTGGTCGAGGGCGGCGAGGTGGTGGACGAGGAGCGCACCAGGTACCTGGTCGACCACCTGCGCGCGCTGCACGCCGCCATCGCGGCGGGCGTCGACGTGCGCGGGTACTTCGCGTGGTCGCTGCTGGACAACTTCGAGTGGGCGGCCGGGTACAGCCAGCGGTTCGGCATCGTGCACGTGGACTACGAGACGCAGGTCCGCACGGTGAAGCGCAGCGGCCGGACGCTGGCCGGGGTGATCGACGCCAACGCCGTCCCGGCGACGGGGTACCGCCTGGGGTGA
- a CDS encoding carbohydrate-binding protein has protein sequence MTGRFVGRLVIAIALMATTLVMGGVGSASAERSGAEPARASVTADPGPLGFRQGVGRNADGRLEVFARGGDGALWHIWQTAPNNGWSGWESLGGYITSSPVVTNNADGRLEVFAVGGDGALWHIWQTAPNNGWSGWDSMGGYLTSVPAVGRNADGRIEVFARGGDNALWHIWQTAPNNGWSDWDSLGGGLTSAPAVGRNADGRLEVFVRGNDDALWHIWQTAPNNGWSGWDSLGGGLTSAPAVGRNADGRLEVFVRGNDGALWHIWQTAPNNGWSGWGSFGGGLTSSIAVGSNADGRLEVFVRGDDDALWHVWQTAPNNGWSGWESLGGYITSSPSVDDNADGRLEVFARGGDDALWHIWQTAPNNGWSGWASLGGGLTRAGERVDTGLLAAA, from the coding sequence ATGACAGGCCGATTCGTCGGACGGCTGGTGATCGCCATCGCGCTGATGGCCACCACGCTCGTGATGGGCGGGGTGGGCAGTGCGAGCGCGGAGCGGAGCGGGGCGGAACCCGCCCGAGCCTCGGTGACCGCCGACCCCGGCCCGCTGGGCTTCAGACAAGGGGTGGGCCGCAACGCCGACGGCCGGCTGGAGGTCTTCGCCCGCGGCGGCGACGGCGCCCTGTGGCACATCTGGCAGACCGCGCCCAACAACGGCTGGAGCGGGTGGGAGAGCCTGGGCGGGTACATCACCAGCTCACCGGTGGTGACGAACAACGCCGACGGCCGGCTGGAGGTCTTCGCCGTGGGCGGCGACGGCGCGCTGTGGCACATCTGGCAGACGGCTCCCAACAACGGTTGGAGCGGTTGGGACAGCATGGGCGGCTACCTGACGTCCGTGCCCGCCGTCGGCCGCAACGCGGACGGCCGGATCGAGGTGTTCGCCCGTGGCGGCGACAACGCGCTGTGGCACATCTGGCAGACCGCGCCGAACAACGGTTGGAGCGATTGGGACAGCTTGGGCGGTGGCCTGACGTCGGCGCCCGCCGTGGGCCGCAACGCGGACGGTCGGCTGGAGGTCTTCGTGCGCGGCAACGACGACGCGCTGTGGCACATCTGGCAGACCGCGCCGAACAACGGCTGGAGCGGTTGGGACAGCTTGGGCGGTGGCCTGACGTCGGCGCCCGCCGTGGGCCGCAACGCGGACGGCCGGCTGGAAGTGTTCGTGCGCGGCAACGACGGCGCCCTGTGGCACATCTGGCAGACCGCGCCGAACAACGGTTGGAGCGGCTGGGGCAGCTTCGGCGGCGGCTTGACCAGCTCGATCGCCGTCGGCAGCAACGCGGACGGCCGGCTGGAGGTCTTCGTGCGCGGTGACGACGACGCGCTGTGGCACGTCTGGCAGACGGCTCCGAACAACGGGTGGAGCGGGTGGGAGAGCCTGGGCGGGTACATCACCAGCAGCCCGTCGGTCGACGACAACGCGGACGGTCGGCTGGAGGTGTTCGCGCGCGGCGGTGACGACGCGCTGTGGCACATCTGGCAGACCGCGCCGAACAACGGCTGGAGCGGCTGGGCGAGCCTCGGCGGCGGGCTCACCCGCGCCGGCGAGCGCGTGGACACCGGGCTGCTCGCCGCCGCGTGA
- a CDS encoding LacI family DNA-binding transcriptional regulator, whose protein sequence is MSVQSHSGARPTLEDVAAKAGVSRATASRVLNASPRVSPEAHEAVTAAVMELGYQPNQAARALVTRRSGAVAVVFSEPEPKIFDDPHFAWLIRAAARSLADADVQMVLMLVHSTQDQSRAERFLAGGHVDGALMFAPHKGDQLPAVARKLPLPVVYAGRPWGSLRGLHTVDHDNEGGGLLATEHLISLGRKKVVSVTGPLDEHSAMDRLAGWRTAVGADDETTAFMTADGGFSREGGKLAMEQLLARVPDLDAAFVASDHMAAGALDALREAGRRVPQDVAIVGFDDHPMIAPHTTPSLTSVRQDTSAQVRHMVTHLVRLLRGETIRARREVLPTTLVRRESA, encoded by the coding sequence GTGTCGGTTCAATCGCACTCAGGCGCGCGGCCCACGCTGGAGGACGTGGCGGCGAAGGCCGGCGTCTCCCGTGCGACGGCGTCACGAGTGCTCAACGCGTCGCCCAGGGTCAGCCCGGAGGCGCACGAGGCGGTCACGGCGGCGGTGATGGAGCTGGGGTACCAGCCCAACCAGGCCGCGCGGGCGCTCGTGACCAGGCGGTCCGGTGCGGTGGCGGTGGTGTTCTCCGAGCCCGAGCCGAAGATCTTCGACGACCCGCACTTCGCGTGGCTGATCCGGGCGGCGGCGCGGTCGCTGGCCGACGCGGACGTGCAGATGGTGCTGATGCTGGTGCACTCCACTCAGGACCAGTCACGGGCCGAGCGGTTCCTGGCGGGCGGGCACGTGGACGGCGCGCTGATGTTCGCGCCGCACAAGGGCGACCAGCTGCCGGCGGTGGCGCGCAAGCTGCCGCTGCCGGTGGTGTACGCCGGGCGGCCGTGGGGCTCGCTGCGCGGGCTGCACACCGTCGACCACGACAACGAGGGCGGTGGCCTGCTGGCCACCGAGCACCTGATCTCGTTGGGGCGCAAGAAGGTCGTGTCGGTGACCGGGCCGCTGGACGAGCACTCGGCGATGGACCGGCTGGCCGGGTGGCGCACGGCGGTCGGCGCGGACGACGAGACCACGGCGTTCATGACGGCCGACGGCGGCTTCTCCCGCGAGGGCGGCAAGCTCGCGATGGAGCAGCTGCTGGCCAGGGTGCCGGACCTGGACGCGGCGTTCGTGGCGTCCGACCACATGGCGGCGGGCGCGCTGGACGCGTTGCGCGAAGCGGGCAGGCGGGTGCCGCAGGACGTGGCGATCGTCGGCTTCGACGACCACCCGATGATCGCGCCGCACACCACGCCGTCGCTGACGAGCGTGCGGCAGGACACCAGCGCGCAGGTGCGGCACATGGTGACCCACCTGGTGCGGCTGCTGCGCGGCGAGACGATCCGGGCCCGGCGCGAGGTGCTGCCGACGACGCTGGTCCGGCGCGAGTCGGCGTAG